Part of the Notamacropus eugenii isolate mMacEug1 chromosome 5, mMacEug1.pri_v2, whole genome shotgun sequence genome is shown below.
CCCCTCCTCTACCCCAGCTACTCCCACCATCACTCCCAGTGACCTTAAATGCCTCCTAAAGATCAGGTGGGATAGGTGGATAAAGGAGATCCCTCATGCCACTGGCTGGGCACCTGAACAGGTGACCCCCTCCCTCCGCCAATAGCCAATGGCCATACCCTGACCTCTGCCAATCAGAACTCGTCTCCCAAAGGGATGCTGCAGCATGTCCAAACGAGCCCTGTCATTTGGGTTGATGAGAGGGGTGGAGGGGCGAGGAATGGGGGGAAGGAAGTAGACTaggtgaggaggggaagggggcagCCACAGCATACTCACCCTGAAGTGGATAAGGTTGTTGGTGGGGGCTCTGGTCTGAGCAGCTCCTCCCCCATCCTCCTGGGGGAGGGTGTCTGTCCGAACACATCCAGGTTGTCCGAAGGCCCAGCAGGGCCCTGGGGCGGGGAGGGATAGCCGGTGGCCAGGGTGGTGAAGCCCATGGCCGGCCGATAACTGGGGCTATCACCCCGACTGCTCTGGGAAGGGGAACCAGTGGATGGCGTGGACTTTCGGGAGAAGCTGACTGCGGCGGGTGGCTGTAGGGTTATCTCCGACATCTCTGCCTGCTGCAGGAGGCCAGGGCGGGGCCTTGCCCGGGCCGCGAGCTCGGGAGAACCGGTTCGGGAGCTTAGGGGACTTTGGGTCAGAGGCGAGAGCCGCGAGGGCTGTAGCACCACTTGATGTAAACTGGGCTCGGCTCGCCTGCCCTGTCGGGGGCTGGGCCTGGGCCGAGGCTGGGGCTCATACCACCGGGTGTCCAGGCTGAATGTGCTTGGGCCGCCATGACCCGCGGGCTCGGCTGGCTCGGGGTAAGGCAACACCGGTATGCCCATACCTTGGCTGGTATGTCTGAGCTGCCCTTGGCTCACCAGAGGTTGCATAGGTTTGTCCTGCCACTTGGTGGCGGTGGGCACTGCGACTGGACCTCGGCCAGGTGACTTGCCTGCCCAACTCTTTGGTGCCTCCAAAGACAGGATACCCGGATAGGCTGTGGGCACCTGGAGGGAAGTGGGGGGCAGTCCCCGGGGGAGGCAGGCCTTTGGCTGCAGGCTCTCTGCCACATCGCAGGGGTGCAGCTGGTGGGGAAACATCATGGCTGGGGACTCCAGCCCACCGAAAGGAAACTCAGGTCGGCCCCAGGGCTCTGGGGAGCGGCCTCCCGTGGGTGTCTGAGTCAGGGGCAGCGTGCTGTTGGAGTTATTCTCGCCGTTCTCCTCGGGGATAGTGGGGTGACCGAAAGGTCCCTCAGTGTGCAGGGGTGGGGATGACATGACGGAGCTCAGGGGGCTGCCCACTTCAGGCATGTAGAAGGGTGGGGGCTCCACTTCCCcagggctgctgctgctgaggtAACCGTAGTACTGGCCATGGTGGAAGGGCCGGGGGCCTGGGGGCCGGGCCTGTCCTGTGGCCTGGAGCCGACCTTCCAGACCACTGGGACCCTCCAGTCCCCGGGGCTGGAATCGGGGACTATATGCTGGTGGCGGCAGGTAGGACTCTTGGCTGGATGACAGAGGGGTCAGCTGAGACTTGAGAGCAGCCACAGAGGTGGGCACTAGTGGGTcgtcattttcctcatctgattGACGGAACTCGGGATACATGTCAGTCTCCTCTGCAAAGGGAAAGCCTTCAATGCGCCGACTCTTGATCGAGGGTTCCATCTCAGAGGGATCCATCACAAATCGTCCATCAGGGCCCCGGCTGATGAGCTCTATAGGAGTGGTGGCCTCAGCCTCGGCCTCAGCTTTGGCTACACTGTACTTTTTGCTGCTGATGGCCCGCTTGGTCTTCTTGTATAAGGATAGCTCCTTCTCACGACTGGGGCTCAGCATCCTCTTAGCTGCTGGCTGGCCCTGGTCATCGGAGGATTCTGATGGGGCTCTTAGTGTCCGGATACTCTCAGGACTCACTTTTCCAGAGGATAAACTGGGCAAAGAGGCAAAGGAGACAATGAGGGGGAGAGAATGTAGAATAAGGCATTCTTAGCCCATGCAGCACCATTTTATCCTTCCAGGTTAATCTAGTCCCAGCCAATACAATAGCACCCAAGACATGGCTactgaaagagaaaggaggaggtatCATAGTCATCTTCACTTTCTGCATGAGTattagcttatttttatttttatattttttaagttcagacCTATCATTCATCCACATGGGCAGTTCCCAGTAAAGAAACTCTATCAATTAGGATCACAATGACTTTGcaacagtcttagagagttgcctgggacactgggaaggtaagtgagttgctcagggtctcacaaccagtatgtgtcacagGCAAGACTTcaaaccaggtcttcctaacccacagttctctatccatcatacccggatgacttttatttcttttagataACAACTGCAAATGTCTAATTATTGGCTAGTTTCTAATCCCCAGGCAGATGCTTGTGGTCTATCACCTTTCCCTccagataaatatatatacatatacatgtagtcAACTGGTACAAAGCAGTAAATCTGTTAGGTAAGGGAGGTAAAGTTACATTAATGCATGTATTCTCATGGCCAAAGAGAAATGGTTTTTAGATTATCTGCTAATTTGGATTATCTACACCATTGCTCCCTTCCATTAGTGTAGATAGCTTAGTATTAACTATagccatttattcattcattccttccttcaacaagcatttacactaaatgcctactatgtgccatgtgctGAATGACTGGAAACTATGGCAAGAGTCATGCTGATCAATTAAGAGCCAACAGCCCAGGAACTGAGTTAGGGGCAATGAGGTCAGATGAGCCCCAATGTTTAAATTCTGGGGGAAAGATATCTAAAATGGCTCTCAAATTCCAGTGTAGTTCCTTTCATGCcctaagagggagggaaagaaggaaccCACTATTTTCTCACTGGTCCCCTCCATTCCAAACTCTTTTCATACTTCATGGAGATACTCACGGAGACTCCAGGCTCTTCCTGCAATGAGTGATGGAGAGTGGAGGAtctggaaggaaggggagagaacatGTTGAGGTCTGAGAGACACAAAAGACAGAGGCCATAAGCTACAGTTCTGTTCTCTGTTGGCAAAGGGACACAAACCTCCAGAAGGGAGAGCCATAGTACTAGTATAAGGAGACAACTCTTTGCCATCATTGGCACCTCTCCTATGACTTCCATATCTCAGACTCCACCTGAGAGAGGCCAGAAGCAGGCCTCTTTCCCCAGTTACCTGACTCCACCTCCACAAGACAACTACTCCATTGCCTACCTCCATCACTGGCCATTTCTATCTTCCCTGCTTCCATATTCCCAACATTTCAAATTACCTGATACTTCACTATTAAGCCTTCCCATCTTAGGAGACTCTCCTCTTTCCAAATCGGGCTATCCCAAGGCTACTTAAGTCACCATACCCTGCCATGTTCACCAGACACATTTCCATATGGAGGCAAAGGGGGCCACATCTACCCAAGTCAAGTGCTGAGGTATCCTTGATGAATATCCTTTTTATGTTATAGCTAAGTAAACTTCATTAGCATTTATTTATCACAGtgcatggtacatagtaggcacttaataactatttCTTGATTAATTACTGAGTTACTTACAAGTGCCTCATTTTGCATCAATCCCATATCTATACTGTCCTGAGTCAGGTCTGCCCATTACAGAAACCGTACTGAAGGGGCAACTTCCCCAGGAGATATAGCGAAGGGGAGTCCCGGGAACCAGGTCTGATGAGGTCACCAGGCCTGGGAGGCCAACAGACCACTCACCTTTTTTGCGTTTGAGCTTGCGCTTACGCTGTTTGTTGACAAAGCAGGCAGCCAACGTGCTGAAAAGAATCGCTGCTGCCAGGAAGCAGATTGTTGCCACAATGCCAGCCAACACTGGGCGGGCTAGTCCCTCATCTGTCAGGTCAGGCTGTGGGAAGATGTCTGCCAGGGACAGAAGAAACACATGAGTCTCAAGCCTTCTACGCCTTCCCCTAGCCAAGGTTAGTTAATCTTCCCTACCTTTATGGAAACATCAGCAGGACTAAATGTTAAGATTTTTCTGACAGTTTCCCACCACATAAACTATACTCCAACCAAATTAGACCATTTGCTTGTTGTCATCCAAACAAACCCCATTTTGCTCTCATCATTTTCTGCATCAGGAATGCTCTTTACATCTCCATCTACTGGCATCCCATCCATCCTTTAAGGTCCAGGTCAAATGACACCTGATATGTGAAGCATTTCCTGACACTCCTACCTGAAAGTGATTTCTTATTCATCTGATCTCAAAGCACTTaacagaatctgagttggaagaaatctcagCTATTATCTAGTTTGATCTCTGTACAGGATTTCTTTCCTTTACAATTTCCCTAAGAAGTACTCAATCACTTCCGAGGATGGAGGAGGGGGGATCTCACTGTCTCCTAGTgtaactcattccacttttgaacagttCCACCCATTAGGAAGCCTTTCTCTTTATGGAGCAGTTATCTGCCTCTCTACATTATCTGTCCATTGTTTCTAGTCCAGTCTTTTGAGAAGCTAGGCcttctgggaagaaaaaaatcctttaactcctctcatttatttattctaacAAGTTGTGATAACTTGAATTAATTATACTGACTTGTTTACTTGTTTTATCAGTTCTACTAGCCTGTATGCTCCTTGAGAACAATAGTCTTATCTTAAAAAGGTAACTTCCTCAAGATCTCTGAGGATCTGTGGTCCACACTAAGAAGGTTGAAGAGAGGAGGGACATCGGTTTtgtttctttgctcatttttaggGGATTCTGGACTTTGGGGCAGGGAGGTTCTCTGGGGACAAGAGGAAAGACATgcattcataaagaaaaaaaatcctttaactcacaaaagaaaaaacaaggatGAGAACTATGAAATGAACAGATCAGTCTATCTCATAGAAGTCAGGATAGTTAGATTATAATGTTATGTTTCAAAACATCCTCCTTCTAATTAGTGTGAAAAGTTTTCAGCCATAAGAGGCTTGGTACTTACTCAGAGAACCATAGAAATCACTCTGACCTCATAGGCCCAGATACTATAAGAAATCATGTCAACCATtaaagaaatcatacaaaacaaGGGCACCGGATGTAAGGACTTTTCAtttcaaagtcctttccagttctaacattctatgattctttgagtatgcaagaattttaagaaaaaggagaaacagaattttaagaaaggagaaaaagagaacttAGCACTGTTTTAGACTGAGACTACCACTTGCTATTAGtttaattattgctattataatGAGGAACCTGCACAGTACAGTAGAGCAGAAACAGTATTGTACTGGGAGGCCGTGTGATACAGGAATGTTGGATCTGAATCCAGGATTCCccgggttcaaattccagttttgcACTGTagtcacctgtgtgaccttgagcaaaccaCTTGACCTCTGTggtcatcagttttctcatctataaaatgagagagctgtcTGTAACATAATGGGGTGGGATTCAATGACTTCTAAatgtcccctccagctctaaatctaatgtGGTTTTAATTTTGGCTTCTATCAGTAGTAGTGTAATTTTGGAGAAATTGTTTAAcatgtctgggtctcagtttcctcatctgtaagatgaggttaGACTAGCTGGCCTCACTCAAaggtcctttcaactctgaatctATGGTGTGCTTAATCATCTCTCCATCTCCCCTAACTCTTTGTATGTTAGATTTGCATATAGGAGGTATTGAATGCACATCGTAGGAGTTTATTAAGTTTAGGGAATGAACAAATGATTCCTGTCTTCTCTTATTTATTCTTTGTGAATTAATGTGTAGGTTTCCAGAGGACCAGAATGAATAGCTTAGAGGAATTTCCCAATGGCTGCAGATGAatcttgagtcatttttcagtcatgtccaactcttcatgaccccatttggggttttcttggcagagatactagagtggtttgtcacttccttctccacttccttttacagatgaggaaactgaggcaaagagggttaaatgacttgctcagggtcacacagctagtaagtttccaaggccagatttgaattcaggaagatgagtcttcctgactctagatccagcactctgtccactgtaccacctagctgctcctggcTCTGGAGAGATAAGAGATACAAATGCACCTAGGCCTCTATCTTTGGGAGTAAAAACACTATAGTAATGCAAGGGATTGTCAGATTATTTTACTCAGATAAGTTAATAGCAGTATAGAAAAAGGAactggacctgagatttcattgacataggagattctcaggtgaggaaactccctctaccaatgcaggttggcatcttctctgcaatttatactcttaaagagttgtctagatcactaagaggttaagtgagatGATCATGGTCAAACAACTACTATGTGCTGAGGCAGGtcttgaacgcaggtcttcctgttACATCATGCTTCTCCTTGTAGCAGTATAAAGCATTTACTATTGACATAACATATCCTGAGAGGTGGGGGATAGAATTTTGCTCTTCTAGACAAAACTTCTtagtctttcaataaaatattaaaaacaatcaCATTGGTTTGTTAGAGGTCATTGTAGAGGAGCAAAAGCCCTGTGAGCCACATCTAAGCTTGCTCAGTACAAAGCAGTTCTGAGACCAACCATCAGACTTCAACTCATCTATTCTGGCCTTGGCAGCATGCCTACTCCCTGCTGCCCCGTCTCCCTAGGCCTCCTCTCCCTGGGACTGAGCCAAGAAGGAGGTATGCTGTGTTCTGACAGCTAAGGCTGGAGCCTTAATTAGACAATTATAATAGATGAGACAGAGGAGTTGTACTCCATCCCAACCCATGAAGAAGTGTTTATATTTCCTGGGTTCCCTCCCCTATCTAGCCATAAGAGCAGCTGTAAGGATGGTGCTACAGTCCAAGAGATTGATGGTCAGTTTGGTTACCTTAAAggtcttttctctccattttaggACACTAACCTTGATTAGGGGAGGAAAAGGGTAAGAAATGGGGTAATGCCTACGTTTCAGGATCCACGGCTACATAGGCTACATAGGCTACATAGGCTACATAGGCTACATACAGAAGTGCAAAAGCTGGCCAGAGGAAAacaacagacaaaaataaaaaccttcacttgaagAATTGGGATTATTTAGCCTGAGGAAAGCTGAGGtaatcaaagaggaaaagaatgatgaCTATAGCCACTTCCTGGCAAAACAAGCATAATAATCTTTCAAAAGataatttataattaataataaatacttgttgaattgttgaaaaaaactttttcccCATCATTAGAGacttaaaagggaaaagagactTAAATTGAGGCAAGCAAGACTTAATTTAAACACCAATTACCATTATTAGATTCTGTAATGAGGAAAGTGGTTGAAACTCTTTCTGTGGGTATCAGACACCCATCTGTTTAGGTGATGTAAAGGTACAATCCAGGATGAAAGCTCAATGGATCTGAATGGCCTCAGGGGGTGTAGCAGCTTTTGTCGTTTCCTTTTGGGCTCTTTCTCACTCTCCCACCCAGCTCTCTCGCTGTTTTGAGTGCTTGAGACCCCTAAGTTTGCTCTGATGTTGAGGTCCCTGTGTGTATGTGGAGAGGAAGGACGCTCCCCTCAACCTACCTGTACTGGAGACACCGGCAATGTTGCTGGGCTCACTGATCAAATCCTGCATGACAGCCAGAACTCGGAACTCGTACCAAGTGTCCTAGAGCACCCCCCCAAAGGACAATGTCTTGTCAGCTGGTTGGCCACCACTAACCCTGCCTCCAACCCCTCCCAGAACAAGGGGGTTGGGAttaacagagatagagagaaggagaaagggggtaAGTGTATCCAAACAGCTAAGTCTTGCTTTTCTCAGCTAGAGAGAAGTGAATCTTTAAAGGGAGCAAGCCAGAAGGTTTAACTCAAGAACACTCCCTGCCCTTTACCCTGTTACGTGAGCCTGATTCCAAAGGCTAACTCGATAAATTAAAGATGGTACAAAGGGCTTCCCCCAAGTGCCTTTGCTCATCCCAGCTCAGGCTCACAGAACAGAGGTGGATCCCATGGTTTGGAATATGTACCAATATGTATCACATTGAGAATACAACTCTCCAGATTCATATGTATTGGCCTCTCTAAGAGACTTTAAACCAGGGTGGAGAATCtttggcctggaggccacatgtggtcttctaggtcctcaaatgtcaGCCCTTGGATATCAAAAGGtggtacttgaggacctagaggaccacatgtggcctctaggtggAAGATTCCCTACACCTGCTCTAAGCTAACTTCATTCAAGGCAACCTCCTCCCAGGTCCCTCCATGGACCAGATGAAAGTTGGCTGCCCTCAACTTCAGTTCCCACCTCTTTAGTTCAAGATTTAGGGAACTGacccagagaaaataaaataactatgTATTCCTGAAACTACTGCTTCCAAGTTGAGTCAAACAAAGCTATCAATGGATCTGAGAAAGGACATATCATCTCCACCAGAATTTgagaactgtgtgtgtgttcatccttcattgccaaagaagaccatgccatcacagaaatgatgacatgacttgcacttaactttgttttgagtcagagagggctgtgcaggtcaccagcctcacttctcctccagagccatctgaatccagagaccagatattcatcaggatgactggagatgacccaggatgaggcagcagttggggttaagtgacttgtccaagatcacacagctagtgagtgtcaagtatctaaggtaagatttgaactcaagtcctcctgactcctgcactagtgctctatccactgcactgcctagctgccccttccaCCAGAATATGAACAAGAGGAAGTCTAGGTTATGTTAGCATCCCCACTGCCAGGACTGGAACCACAATGCTCACCTGTGACAAGTCCTTAGCAAAAAATTCTCCATCTGTCCCCAGGATTGCATCATCTAAGATCTCCCAGCGCTCTCCAATGCGGAACTCCATGATGTAGTGGTCAATGGGAAAGCTGTGGTTGGCGGGTGGGAGCCAGGACAGGAGTACACCTTGCTGGGTCCGATTGGCTGTGAGGCACCTTGGTGGGGTAACCAGCACCAGGGGTTCTGGAGTTGTGATAGGGAATGCTAGAGTGGAATGCAGAGAAAGGCAAGGAAAAGTGTCATAGGAAATAATGAGAGGTTAGTGTTCTCACCCCCATTCCTCTGGCTACCCTCCAACAATGGTTATATCCCAAAGGGGTCATAGTACCAAAGTAAACTTCAAGACTCTTAATATCCCTGAATGTTATAGTCCCCAAAGTTTCATGAAACAGTTTTAGGGAAATAGGGGAGATTCACTGCAAATATTTCCCTTATACAAAGGAAGAATCCTATCAGGACCATAGCTATGTCTTAAGGGACCTGACACTTAAAATACCCCACTTTCAGATTGCTCTGGAGGATccacttgaaaaaatattttagtaggAGGAAAAATGTAACCACCATTTGTgagaagaaataggaagagaGCTGGTCCTAATAAAAATGGATTGCTTTTTTAGTTTTCTCCCAGAGATACAAGAACAGCTCCTAACATTCGCTTGTGGGCCTCATGGGTTCAGACCCTTCTTGGtacagatggagaaaaggagacccagagagaagagcTATACAGAGCTCTAGGCAAGCAAAGGATAGCTGAGCATCCTGTCCCCTTAGCTTCTGCCCCCTACTGGAAGAATAACGAAGTCCTCTGTGGGTGAGGACATCTCTTGGATTGATCTGAACCACCTGCCCCACTGCAAGCAGAAGAGAGCAGGATCACTCTCAGGTCCTTTGTGGCTTCcaggggagaaagacagagaaagaaagcatcCTTCCAATTTCAAGTATGAGGAGGGAGAACGCAGCAGCTGGCCCTGACTAGGAAGAGGCCATCCTTCCTGCTGATATATTTGGGGGTAACCCAATAGAAAGGACTGGGCCACAACCACTCAACACGTAATCCCTAGAACCAAAAAGCACAGTAAGAGGAGTCGCATCAtgttgggaaaggaggaaggaaaaaaaggacagaTTTCTCCTCTCACCTCTGAAGCCAAAGGTGATCGTGGATCTGTGACCTAAGAGGAAGGAATCAAGCTCCACCTTTTTCCTTCCCATCTAATTTGAGGTTCTCCAGGAGTTTGTTTCCAAGAAGGCCTTTCGGTTGCACATTGATTATATGTACCACAGGCCACTCATACAATGCAAAACCTTAAGGATCATATAAAGACCAGGAGCTGCTCACCTAAAGTGTTCACAGTGACCACCTCACTAAATGAACTAGTGCCCAACTTGTTTTGTGCCAGGACACTGAACTGGTATGCTGTCTCAGGTTCCAAAGTGTCCACCAGTAGCCAGCTTGGTCCAGGCGGTACCGGCAGTGACAGCCAGTCATGAGGCCCAAATTGAGCCCGCTTCATCCTggtcaaagagaaggaaaggaaggaaatataggGAGGGGATAAAGAAAAAGGCTGATTACACTGGACCAGGTGGCTCCTTGGAGAGTTCTCAAGCAAGTGGCAGTGGGTGGACCTGAGCACAAAAAGAGATAATGACCAGGATAGAATGATCAGCAAAAGCTGCACCAGTCCCCATGATATCTGTCCACAAGGTAACATTTCCAGGGATGCGGGCCATTGGTGttctcctttccaaaggaaaatatttcaaagaacaaTTTAGTCCACAAGTCATTGGTCAAAGGCCCAGAtcctgggagtggggtggggagtaggGTACCCAATTCCACCCTGGTGACAATCTCACAAAAAAGATAGTAGTCCATCATGGATGTGGCTAAGAGTAAACAACACCCATTTTCTCAGGCTCTGCCTTTAGGGGAAGTGAGATGGACTacatggaaaaggaaaagcatCTAGGCACAAGAAAGAACAATGAGAGTGAGGAGAAGTTACTGAAGGGACCCAAGGGTCCTAGTTCCTTGCCCCTTTGCAGTTAGGCCAATATCCCtcacaggaaaggaaggaaaaacctCAATTTAGAATCACTCAAGGACTACAGCAATTCTTAACCTGGATTTCATAGTCTATAGATTTAAAAAGGTGCATGGACTTGAGTAAGATACCCCAAAAAGACATCTTTATATCAGTAGTATTGGTTTCCTTTCAAATCCTATGTGTTTAATTTTTGTCATATAAGAACATTATTCAGAGatggggtccatagacttcaccagatggtcaaaggggtccatgacacagaaaaagttaagaatccctgggtTAGCGTTTCCAATCAAGGCTCCCAAGTAAAGATTATCATTCCATATCCCATGCCACCCCCCCGCTGTGGCAGAGATGTTCATGGGTTCTCCTGCAGCGAGGGCCAGAGGGGCATAAGGCACTGATTCGCAGAAAAGGCACATATTGCATGCAAAGTGCTGAAGCTGAGGAGGGGATGGGGTAGGCATTGGAGGACTGGCTTTCCCTCCTGTTCCTTGGGATTTCCTGCCACTCTACCTAGTTTGCGTCAAAGTCTAAGGGCGCAGTGTGATCATGTCACCACTAGGAGGCGACATTGTCCCACCCAACTTTAAGGCTGAGTTTTGTCTGCAAACTGAGCTAGAGAAGGCCCAGTCCATCAGAATTCTTCCTGGTTGGGTGGACAAGGgtgtttaaaaagaagaaagatgcaCTAAGTGTTCAAACAAGGGCAAACAAAGAATTTTGGGGGAATGGGAGGAAGATGGCacaagagggggaaggaggaggggaacataggggtagaagagagaaaagagaggtgcACTCTACCTGCCACTCACCCAGGGCATGAAAGCAAGTTATAAATAATGGCAGAAAGTACATGGAGCGGAGCTACAAACAAGCAGCAAGgggacccccacccccacaaggCATTCCCAgtctcctcccatcaccctgtcCCTTCATTACTAGGTACAGAAGCTTCTTCCTTAGACTACAACCTCCTTGCAGGTGTCACTAAGTAATTCCCAGAAGATTCAGCCTTTGCTGCTTCTGCCCCCTAAGAGTATTCACCAAAGGATGGCTCACCACCTCCCGACAAGCCACTAcctccagggttattgtgaggatcgacTGAGTGAacatgcaaagtgttttgcaaactctaaagcatTGTATCAAtaacattattatcattatcatctgcCTTATTTCAGGGGACCACCATGACAACACAAGTAAGTCCTGGTCTCAACTTTTGACCTACCTCCAATTACTGTCATTCCTTTTAGTTTCTCCAGCAGGTCTTAGAAGAGGCAAGGAAGCAAAGAACCCCAAAGTGACCCTGCCTTTCCAAGCTGACCATATTCTAAATAATActtaagggggaaggggacaagctAGGGCCAAGAGGATGCGTGGAACAGAGAAGCAAGATTTGGTTTACTAACAGaccctttcctcatctccccccACCTTCCCTGAGACCTCTAGGGCCCTCTTGGGCAGCCAGTTATAGATTAGCAAGTAAGATTCAGTAGGAAAGAGGCCTCCTCTGGGCTCACTAGATGTCAATAGTTATCCTCCATTGTATTATAACTAGATTAATAAACTCCTAGAAGTTGGAAGGGGGGAATACTATCCGTTAACTATTCTGCCCATGCCACGGCTTAAAACAAAAGCATAGATAGGAACTATGATAAAGAATGAAAGGGGGTGGTATCCCAAAACTTGAAGCCAAGTAGAGGGAATATAAAAATCAAAGGAtaggaaataaaaaggaacagTGCCTATTAACCAGTTTCAGGAGTAAGTAGGTCCTGGATACACTGGTGGTAGAGATGGCCCACTTGGTAGAAGCAGAGGAATTGGAGAGCCAGGTTCAGACCCTTCTTGGtacagatggagaaaaggagacccagagagaagagcTATACAGAGCTCTAGGCAAGCAAAGGATAGCTGAGCATCCTGTCCCCTTAGCTTCTGCCCCCTACTGGAAGAATGATGAAGTCCTCTGTGGGTGAGGACACCTCTTGGATTGATCTGAACCACCTGCCCCATTGCAAGCAGAAGAGAGCAGGATCACTCTCAGGTCCTTTGTGGCTTCcaggggagaaagacagagaaagaaagcatcCTTCCAATGTCAAGTATGAGGAGGGAGAATTTCCATCAAGTCCTATTAGCAGGagtctctttccctttctactgGAAAGCATCAAAGGACTTTTCTTTGCCCTACAGACTCCCTTCCACCAGTTTCTGCCTATGTTCAAGCCATGCATGGAAAAGAAGCCACTGACAGTTTTCACTAAGGTGAGACATGTCCAAgcaaaagaaagtgaggaggcTTTTCCCGTCCTGTTCAAGGATGCCATTCATGCAGATTTCTGTGGCTCTTTACACAGGATGGGTAGAAAGggtagtagagtggaaagaagatATTCAGTGAGGAAGAGAAAGGTCCATTACTAGTTATGTTttactctcctttcctttcaAGTCCATCTGGGATCCCTACCCATCCATCTACTAGGTTATCCACATCCCTGCATCTGGATAAGTTTACTGAAGAGACAAAAAACACAGGTGTGAAATAACCAAGGACTCAGAAAAAAATGGGCCTAAATCTGAGGCCAGGAAGGTGACAGTCACCCCCCCTAGAGCTACTCAGGAAGGGACAGAAAAGGAATCAGGCACTAGGCCCTGGGCTTGGTCATCTCCCTAAAGTCCTAAGCGTCTTTGGTGGTGCCATGTCCT
Proteins encoded:
- the IGSF9B gene encoding protein turtle homolog B isoform X2 — encoded protein: MIWYVATLIASVISTRGLAAQGAHGLREEPEFVTARAGEGVILRCDVIHPVTGQPPPYVVEWFKFGVPIPIFIKFGYYPPHVDPEYAGRASLHDKASLRLEQVRSEDQGWYECKVLMLDQQYDTFHNGSWVHLTINAPPTFTETPPQYIEAKEGGSITLTCTAFGNPKPIVTWLKEGTLLGASGKFQVSDGSLTVTSVSRDDRGAYTCRAYSIQGEAVHTTHLLVQGPPFIVSPPENITVNISQDALLTCRAEAYPGNLTYTWYWQDENVYFQNDLKLRVRILIDGTLIIFRVKPEDAGKYTCVPSNSLGRSPSASAYLTVQYPARVLNMPPVIYVPVGIHGYIRCPVDAEPPATLVKWNKDGRPLQIEKNLGWTLMEDGSIRIEEATEEALGTYTCVPYNTLGTMGQSAPARLVLKDPPYFTVLPGWEYRQEAGRELLIPCAAAGDPFPVITWRKVGKPSRSKHNALPSGSLQFRALSKEDHGEWECIATNVVTSITASTHLTVIGTSPHAPSSVRVLVSMTTANVSWEPGYDGGYDQTFSVWMKRAQFGPHDWLSLPVPPGPSWLLVDTLEPETAYQFSVLAQNKLGTSSFSEVVTVNTLAFPITTPEPLVLVTPPRCLTANRTQQGVLLSWLPPANHSFPIDHYIMEFRIGERWEILDDAILGTDGEFFAKDLSQDTWYEFRVLAVMQDLISEPSNIAGVSSTDIFPQPDLTDEGLARPVLAGIVATICFLAAAILFSTLAACFVNKQRKRKLKRKKDPPLSITHCRKSLESPLSSGKVSPESIRTLRAPSESSDDQGQPAAKRMLSPSREKELSLYKKTKRAISSKKYSVAKAEAEAEATTPIELISRGPDGRFVMDPSEMEPSIKSRRIEGFPFAEETDMYPEFRQSDEENDDPLVPTSVAALKSQLTPLSSSQESYLPPPAYSPRFQPRGLEGPSGLEGRLQATGQARPPGPRPFHHGQYYGYLSSSSPGEVEPPPFYMPEVGSPLSSVMSSPPLHTEGPFGHPTIPEENGENNSNSTLPLTQTPTGGRSPEPWGRPEFPFGGLESPAMMFPHQLHPCDVAESLQPKACLPRGLPPTSLQVPTAYPGILSLEAPKSWAGKSPGRGPVAVPTATKWQDKPMQPLVSQGQLRHTSQGMGIPVLPYPEPAEPAGHGGPSTFSLDTRWYEPQPRPRPSPRQGRRAEPSLHQVVLQPSRLSPLTQSPLSSRTGSPELAARARPRPGLLQQAEMSEITLQPPAAVSFSRKSTPSTGSPSQSSRGDSPSYRPAMGFTTLATGYPSPPQGPAGPSDNLDVFGQTPSPRRMGEELLRPEPPPTTLSTSGTHPSAPGNSAAPERLEALKYQRIKKPKKSTKGSSKSKKRSDGSASQVQQLPNSQVLWPDEAVCLRKKKRHSRPDPFARLSDLCHRQLAEDQTAILNSVDHDDSGHATLL